A single Amphiprion ocellaris isolate individual 3 ecotype Okinawa chromosome 15, ASM2253959v1, whole genome shotgun sequence DNA region contains:
- the LOC111569254 gene encoding nucleolar protein dao-5-like — MDCSPAEVTDRVVQESTGNNSSSSEDDFIPLSKLLMKQPEGKKSRDNSHSLTSNSNANSTKGKTLDDSSDDEPLIKKKTTSAPPKKVEKKENTPPRSNGTNNKSTDGDSDNEPLIKKISSKAEKKLPKESDDVKKTDVNTDDDSDNEPLIKKVSSKAAKKPFSVPPKKSADRKKKDLNTDDDSDNEPLVKKISSKPAKKSVSVPPKKSVDRKKTEDDSDNEPLIKKGASKAANKPPKESADMKKTDSNTDEDSDNEPLIKKAKVSSRPAKKPPSEKPAERKKTDTNTDEDSDDEALIKKAKVSSRPAKKPPSKKPANRKKTESPDEDDSSDDEPLSEIAKRLPRKRKASVLPASPVIKSKRTAARKKVKYADTSSDSSDDEPLVAVKRRNENKKALTKRKDRSRKESSCSGSSSDDDDVPLVNLISKKRKPVKKNTKRNTVSQRSASKKRQELSDESSDDEPLINLAKKTQRKTKAKASTPRKRKAASKKSAKMSVTDSSSSSSDDEPLIETHPPHPQVTKILKVLLERCDYEDAGATGSLKEPRTEETPAAEKLTKEDSEGSKESSEEEKVEETSSSI, encoded by the exons ATGGACTGCAGCCCTGCTGAAGTGACAGACAGAGTGGTACAGGAGTCTACAG GGAATAACAGCTCCAGCTCTGAGGATGATTTCATCCCTTTGTCAAAGCTCCTGATGAAACAACCCGAGGGGAAGAAGTCACGTGACAACAGCCACAGCTTAACCTCCAACTCCAATGCTAATTCAACAAAGGGcaaaa CTTTGGATGACTCCTCAGACGATGAGCCgctgataaaaaagaaaaccaccTCTGCACCACCCAAGAAAgtagagaaaaaggaaaacactcCACCCAGATCTAATGGCACAAATAACAAGAGCACAG ATGGTGATTCAGATAACGAAcctctgattaaaaaaatctccTCCAAAGCTGAAAAGAAACTGCCAAAAGAATCAGATGATGTGAAGAAGACAG ATGTGAACACGGACGACGACTCGGACAACGAGCCTCTGATTAAAAAAGTCTCCTCGAAAGCCGCAAAGAAACCTTTCTCAGTGCcaccaaaaaaatcagctgacAGGAAGAAGAAAG ATTTGAACACAGATGATGACTCCGATAATGAACCTCTGGTCAAAAAAATCTCCTCCAAACCCGCAAAGAAGTCTGTCTCAGTGccaccaaaaaaatctgttgataGGAAGAAGACAG AGGATGACTCTGACAACGAACCTCTGATAAAAAAAGGAGCTTCCAAAGCTGCAAACAAGCCGCCAAAAGAATCTGCTGATATGAAGAAGACAG aTTCGAACACAGATGAAGATTCTGACAACGAGCCGCTGATTAAAAAGGCCAAAGTCTCCTCCAGACCTGCAAAGAAACCTCCCTCAGAAAAACCTGCTGAGAGGAAGAAGACAG ataCAAACACAGATGAAGATTCTGACGACGAAGCTCTGATTAAAAAGGCCAAAGTCTCCTCCAGACCTGCAAAGAAACCTCCCTCAAAAAAACCTGCTAACAGGAAGAAGACAG AGTCACCGGATGAGGACGACAGTTCTGATGATGAACCTCTGAGTGAAATTGCCAAGAGACTTCCCCGTAAGAGAAAAGCATCCGTTTTGCCAGCGAGCCCAGTTATTAAATCCAAAAGGACTGCAGCGAGGAAAAAAG tTAAATACGCCGACACTTCCAGCGACAGCTCAGACGATGAACCGCTGGTGGCTGTAAAGAGGAGGAATGAAAATAAGAAAGCGTTAACGAAACGTAAAGACAGATCACGAAAAG AGTCTTCATGCTCAGGCAGCAgctcagatgatgatgatgttccTCTGGTGAACCTCAtctcaaagaaaaggaaaccagtgaagaaaaacacaaaaaggaacACTGTATCCCAAAGGAGTGCATCAAAAAAGAGACAAG AACTCAGCGATGAAAGCTCGGACGACGAACCTTTGATTAATCTGgcgaaaaaaacacaaagaaaaacaaaagccaaGGCTTCGACTCCGAGGAAGAGGAAGGCGGCTTCTAAAAAGTCAGCAAAGATGTCAGTGACAG attcatCAAGCAGCAGTTCAGATGATGAGCCTTTAATCGAGACCCACCCACCACACCCCCAAGTGACCAAAATCCTCAAAGTCCTGCTAGAGAGGTGTGATTATGAAGACGCTGGAGCAACTGGGAGCCTGAAGGAACCCAGAACAG AGGAAACACCGGCTGCCGAAAAGCTCACGAAGGAAGACTCTGAGGGTTCGAAGGAAtcatcagaagaagaaaaagtggaAGAAACAAGCTCCTCCATCTAA